The following coding sequences are from one Triplophysa dalaica isolate WHDGS20190420 chromosome 12, ASM1584641v1, whole genome shotgun sequence window:
- the cldn12 gene encoding claudin-12 — MSCRDIHATNAFAFIIALLSVGCLTVATLIPQWRTTRLLTFNRNAKNVTVFDGLWTKCVQRDGSSGCYYFDADWYIKVDQLDLRLLQFCLPTGLFFAGLALLLCLTGMCKTACCSKTPEDIKNSRCLVNSSGCHLVAAMFLFLGGAIAMPPSVWFLFHTKDLNERYDNLFAVEFGVYVAIAGAGGLMLAALLMFMWYCMCKKLPSPFWLPLPEVPVMSHGISAQPLMTNGLPSPVTYVPQSFPPSALDAPSFVPAQGYPQHAAPQPLPPQVYMPHMSAPDGYGSEVGGSQAYSYAPSQSYAPSQGYAPSQRYAGHRYSTRSQMSGIEIDIPILRE; from the exons ATGTCTTGTCGAGACATTCACGCCACCAATGCTTTTGCCTTCATCATTGCTCTGTTGTCTGTGGGCTGTTTGACTGTCGCTACACTCATCCCCCAATGGAGAACAACACGTCTGCTCACGTTCAACCGTAACGCAAAAAATGTAACTGTGTTCGACGGCCTGTGGACCAAGTGTGTGCAGCGAGATGGTTCATCGGGATGTTATTACTTTGATGCAGACTGGTACATCAAAGTAGACCAGTTGGACCTCAGACTCCTGCAGTTCTGTTTACCTACTG GTTTGTTCTTTGCAGGCTTGGCTCTTCTGCTTTGCCTTACTGGCATGTGTAAGACCGCTTGCTGCTCTAAGACTCCAGAGGACATCAAGAACAGTCGCTGCTTGGTCAACAGTTCAGGCTGTCATCTGGTGGCTGcaatgtttctctttttaggcgGGGCCATCGCAATGCCCCCCTCCGTCTGGTTTTTGTTCCACACGAAAGACCTCAACGAGCGCTACGATAACCTGTTCGCAGTGGAGTTTGGAGTCTATGTGGCCATCGCCGGTGCTGGTGGACTTATGTTAGCTGCTCTTCTGATGTTCATGTGGTATTGCATGTGTAAGAAACTGCCATCTCCCTTCTGGCTGCCTCTTCCTGAGGTGCCTGTAATGTCCCACGGCATCTCAGCGCAGCCTCTTATGACCAACGGTTTGCCTTCTCCTGTGACTTATGTACCACAAAGCTTCCCTCCTTCTGCACTGGATGCCCCCTCCTTTGTCCCAGCACAGGGTTACCCTCAACATGCAGCCCCACAGCCTCTGCCACCTCAAGTGTATATGCCACACATGTCAGCGCCTGACGGATATGGATCGGAAGTGGGAGGCTCACAAGCATATAGCTACGCCCCATCTCAAAGCTACGCCCCTTCTCAGGGATACGCCCCATCACAGAGATACGCAGGGCACCGCTATTCTACACGCTCTCAAATGTCAGGGATTGAGATCGACATTCCCATCCTTAGAGAGTGA